The Pseudomonas graminis region TTTGAGCAAGGTCGCCGTTTACGGTCGTGAGGGCTACACAGGTGTTCGTGAGCGGGAGACGATCGGCTTCGCCACGGTCCGTGGCGGTGACGTTGTGGGTGATCACACTGTGTTGTTCGCCGCCGAGGGTGAGCGTCTGGAGATTACGCACAAGGCTTCCAGTCGGATGACCTTTGCCAAGGGCGCAGTGCGTGCCGCGCTGTGGCTTGATGGCAAGGCGCCGGGTCTTTACGACATGCAGGACGTACTCGACCTGCGCTGAGTCTCCCGGCGCTCGAAATGTCACCAGTAACAATGCGGGCAGGAGAGAGGCTTTCCCTGTATCCTGCCCGCAGTTTCAAGCCATTACACACCCGCTACGCGATGTCCCGTCGCACTCCCCAGCCCTCACGGCAATTTTAGCGGTGGATTAAAAAGACCTCTTTCTGTAAGCTACAGCTTTAGTGTGTCCACTAAAAGCGCGCAGATAATTCTATGAAAAAAGCGGGGTGACGTGTCTATACGTCATTCCGCTTTTTTACAACCTGCGATCGCCCTTTCAGGCTTTATTACGGGAGGTCTTCTTGACTAAGCCAGCCATACTCGCCCTTGCTGATGGCAGCATTTTTCGCGGCGAAGCCATTGGTGCCGACGGTCAAACCGTTGGTGAAGTGGTGTTCAACACCGCAATGACCGGCTATCAGGAAATTCTTACCGATCCTTCCTATGCCCAGCAAATCGTCACCCTGACTTACCCGCACATCGGCAACACCGGCACCACGCCGGAAGATGCCGAGTCCGACCGCGTCTGGGCGGCGGGTCTGGTGATTCGCGACCTGCCACTGGTTGCGAGCAACTGGCGTAACAAGATGCCCCTGGATGAGTATCTGAAAGCCAATAAAACCGTTGCGATTGCGGGCATCGACACGCGCCGTCTGACGCGCATCCTTCGTGAGAAGGGCGCTCAAAATGGCTGCATCATGGCTGGCGACAGCATTTCCGAAGAGGCAGCCATCGCGGCAGCACGAGGTTTCCCAGGTCTGAAGGGCATGGACCTCGCCAAGGAAGTCAGCACCAAAGACACCTACGAGTGGCGCTCCACGGTCTGGAACCTGCAGTCCGACAGCAGCCCCGAGGTCGCCGCAGCCGACTTGAAGTACCACGTGGTCGCCTGGGACTACGGCGTCAAGCTGAACATCCTGCGCATGCTGGTAGAGCGCGGTTGCCGTGTAACGGTCGTACCGGCGCAAACCCCGGCCAGCGAAGTGCTTGCGCTCAAGCCGGACGGCATTTTCCTGTCTAACGGCCCTGGCGATCCGGAACCCTGCGACTATGCCATTCAAGCGATCAAGGATGTGCTGGAGACCGACATTCCGGTGTTCGGTATCTGCCTGGGTCACCAACTGCTGGCGCTCGCCTCCGGCGCTCGGACCATCAAGATGGATCTGGGCCACCACGGCGCCAACCACCCTGTTCAGGACCTCGACACAGGCGTGGTCATGATCACCAGCCAGAACCATGGTTTTGCGGTGGACGAAGCGACCTTGCCGAGCAACGTTCGCGCGATTCACAAGTCGCTGTTTGATGGCAGCCTGCAGGGCATTGAGCGCACCGACAAGGACGCGTTCAGCTTCCAGGGTCACCCTGAAGCGAGCCCGGGCCCGACTGACGTCGCGCCGCTGTTCGATCGCTTCATCACAGCCATGGACAAACGCCGCTGAGGCTGCCTTGCGACTGTAGCGAGCAGGTGACCGCGGCAGACCGGACCCGATCCGGCAGCCCGCCCGGCACCTGAGATGTTCAAGACGGCTTGCCGACTGACACAGGATTCGAGTGACAACCCATGCCAAAACGTACAGACATTAAAAGCATCCTGATTCTTGGCGCTGGCCCGATCGTGATCGGCCAGGCCTGCGAATTCGACTACTCCGGCGCCCAGGCCTGCAAGGCCCTGCGCGAAGAGGGTTACCGCGTCATTCTGGTCAACTCGAACCCGGCCACCATCATGACCGACCCGGCCATGGCGGATGCGACCTACATCGAGCCGATTAAATGGGCGACCGTCGCCAAGATCATCGAAAAAGAACGCCCCGATGCGCTGCTGCCAACCATGGGCGGCCAGACCGCACTGAACTGCGCACTGGATCTGGAGCGCGAAGGCGTTCTGGAGAAGTTCGGCGTTGAAATGATCGGCGCCAATGCCGACACCATCGACAAGGCTGAAGACCGCTCGCGTTTCGACAAAGCCATGAAATCCATCGGGCTGGCGTGCCCGCGTTCCGGTATCGCCCACAGCATGGAAGAGGCCAATGCGGTCCTCGAAAAGCTGGGTTTCCCGTGCATCATTCGTCCGTCCTTCACCATGGGCGGCACCGGTGGCGGCATCGCGTACAACCGTGAAGAGTTCGAAGAAATCTGCGCCCGCGGTCTCGACCTGTCGCCGACTAAGGAGCTGCTGATCGACGAGTCGCTGATCGGCTGGAAAGAATACGAAATGGAAGTTGTCCGCGACAAAAAGGACAACTGCATCATCGTCTGCTCCATCGAAAACTTCGATCCGATGGGCGTCCACACTGGCGACTCCATCACCGTTGCGCCAGCACAGACGCTGACCGACAAGGAATACCAGATTCTGCGTAACGCCTCGCTGGCGGTCCTGCGCGAGATCGGCGTCGAAACAGGCGGCTCCAACGTTCAGTTCGGTATCTGCCCTGACACCGGCCGCATGGTTGTGATCGAGATGAACCCACGGGTTTCTCGTTCTTCTGCACTGGCTTCCAAGGCTACCGGCTTCCCGATCGCCCGAGTGGCAGCCAAGCTGGCTGTCGGCTACACGCTGGACGAGTTGCAGAACGAAATCACCGGCGGCAAGACCCCGGCGTCGTTCGAGCCGTCGATCGACTACGTCGTCACCAAGCTGCCGCGCTTTGCGTTCGAGAAGTTCGCGAAAGCTGACGCGCGTCTGACCACTCAAATGAAATCGGTCGGCGAAGTCATGGCCATCGGCCGCACGTTCCAGGAATCCCTGCAGAAAGCCCTGCGCGGCCTTGAAGTGGGCGTCAGCGGTCTCGATCCGAAGCTGGACCTGAGCAATCCGGAAAGCATGAGCATTCTCAAGCGCGAACTGACGGTTCCGGGTGCCGAGCGCATCTGGTACGTAGCCGACGCTTTCCGTGCCGGCATGACGGTTGAACAGATTTTCGGCATGAACATGATTGACCCCTGGTTCCTGGTGCAGATCGAAGACCTGATCAAGGACGAGGAGAAGGTCAAGACTCTCGGTCTGTCGGCGATTGACCGCGACATTATGTATCGCCTCAAGCGCAAGGGCTTCTCGGACGCACGCCTGGCCAAGCTGCTGGGTGTGACCGAGAAAAACCTGCGCACGCACCGTCACAAGCTGGACGTGCTGCCGGTCTACAAGCGCGTTGATACCTGCGCCGCAGAGTTCGCCACCGACACTGCGTACATGTACTCCACGTACGAGGAAGAGTGCGAAGCCAGCCCGACGAATCGCGACAAGATCATGATTCTGGGTGGCGGTCCGAACCGCATTGGCCAGGGCATCGAGTTCGACTACTGCTGCGTGCACGCTGCGCTGGCGCTGCGGGAGGACGGGTACGAGACCATCATGGTCAACTGCAACCCGGAAACCGTATCGACCGACTACGACACCTCCGACCGGCTGTACTTCGAGCCAGTGACCCTGGAAGACGTGCTGGAAATCGTCCGCGTCGAGAAGCCGAAAGGCGTGATCGTTCAGTACGGCGGGCAGACCCCGTTGAAACTGGCTCGCGCGCTGGAGGCTGCAGGCGTGCCGATCATCGGCACCAGCCCGGACGCCATTGACCGTGCAGAAGACCGCGAGCGCTTCCAGCAAATGGTTGAGCGACTGAACCTGCGTCAACCGCCAAACGCTACGGTGCGCAGCGAAGACGAAGCGATTCGGGCCGCTGCGAAGATCGGCTACCCGCTGGTGGTGCGTCCGTCCTATGTACTGGGCGGCCGTGCGATGGAAATCGTCTACGAAGAAGACGAACTCAAGCGCTACTTGCGTGAAGCGGTTCAAGTGTCCAACGACAGCCCGGTGCTGCTTGATCACTTCCTCAACTGCGCGATCGAAATGGACGTTGATGCCGTCTGCGACGGTACCGACGTGGTGATCGGCGCAATCATGCAGCACATCGAACAGGCCGGCGTTCACTCCGGTGACTCGGCATGCTCGCTGCCTCCGTATTCGCTGCCGGCGCATATCCAGGACGAAATGCGTGAGCAGGTCAAGAAAATGGCCCTGGAGCTCGGCGTTGTCGGCCTGATGAACGTGCAACTGGCATTGCAGGGTGAAGATATCTACGTCATTGAAGTGAACCCGCGCGCCTCGCGTACTGTGCCGTTCGTTTCGAAGTGCATTGGTGTCTCGCTGGCGATGATTGCAGCTCGCGTCATGGCCGGTAAAACCCTGAAAGAACTCGGCTTCACCAAAGAAATCATTCCGAATTTCTACAGCGTGAAAGAGGCGGTGTTCCCGTTCGCCAAGTTCCCGGGCGTTGACCCGATCCTCGGCCCGGAGATGAAGTCGACCGGTGAAGTCATGGGTGTCGGTGACACCTTCGGAGAAGCCTTCGCCAAAGCCCAGATGGGCGCCAGTGAAGTGCTACCGACTGGCGGAACGGCGTTCATCAGCGTGCGTGATGACGACAAGCCCCTGGTGGCAGGTGTTGCACGCAGCTTGATCGAGCTGGGCTTCGACATCGTTGCAACCGCCGGCACTGCACGCCTGATTGAAGAGGCCGGTCTGAAAGTGCGCCGCGTCAACAAGGTGACCGAGGGCCGTCCACACGTGGTCGACATGATCAAGAATGACGAAGTCACGCTGATCATCAACACCACCGAAGGTCGTCAGTCGATCGCCGACTCCTACTCCATTCGCCGCAATGCCCTGCAGCACAAGATTTACTGCACCACGACCATTGCTGCGGGCGAGGCCATCTGTGAAGCGCTGAAGTTCGGTCCTGAAAAAACCGTGCGCCGCTTGCAGGATCTACACGCAGGACTCAAAGCATGATCAAGTATCCAATGACCGTTCAGGGCGCTCGCGCCCTGGAAGAAGAACACGCACACCTGACCAAGGTGGTTCGTCCCAAGCTCAGCCAGGACATCGGGACTGCGCGTGAGCTGGGCGATCTCAAGGAAAACGCCGAATACCACGCCGCTCGCGAACAACAGGGCATGGTCGAAGCGCGTATCCGCGACATCGAAGGCCGGATCCAGAATCAGGTGATCATCGACGTCACTACCATCCCTCACACTGGCAAGGTGATCTTCGGCACGACGGTCGAAATTGCCAACGTAGAGACGGACGAGCGCGTTACCTACCATATCGTGGGCGAGGACGAAGCTGACTTCAAACTGGGCAAGATTTCGGTAGGTTCGCCGCTTGCTCGCGCGTTGATTGGGAAAG contains the following coding sequences:
- the greA gene encoding transcription elongation factor GreA, translated to MIKYPMTVQGARALEEEHAHLTKVVRPKLSQDIGTARELGDLKENAEYHAAREQQGMVEARIRDIEGRIQNQVIIDVTTIPHTGKVIFGTTVEIANVETDERVTYHIVGEDEADFKLGKISVGSPLARALIGKEEGDVVAVKTPSGVIEYEIVEVRHV
- the carB gene encoding carbamoyl-phosphate synthase large subunit, whose protein sequence is MPKRTDIKSILILGAGPIVIGQACEFDYSGAQACKALREEGYRVILVNSNPATIMTDPAMADATYIEPIKWATVAKIIEKERPDALLPTMGGQTALNCALDLEREGVLEKFGVEMIGANADTIDKAEDRSRFDKAMKSIGLACPRSGIAHSMEEANAVLEKLGFPCIIRPSFTMGGTGGGIAYNREEFEEICARGLDLSPTKELLIDESLIGWKEYEMEVVRDKKDNCIIVCSIENFDPMGVHTGDSITVAPAQTLTDKEYQILRNASLAVLREIGVETGGSNVQFGICPDTGRMVVIEMNPRVSRSSALASKATGFPIARVAAKLAVGYTLDELQNEITGGKTPASFEPSIDYVVTKLPRFAFEKFAKADARLTTQMKSVGEVMAIGRTFQESLQKALRGLEVGVSGLDPKLDLSNPESMSILKRELTVPGAERIWYVADAFRAGMTVEQIFGMNMIDPWFLVQIEDLIKDEEKVKTLGLSAIDRDIMYRLKRKGFSDARLAKLLGVTEKNLRTHRHKLDVLPVYKRVDTCAAEFATDTAYMYSTYEEECEASPTNRDKIMILGGGPNRIGQGIEFDYCCVHAALALREDGYETIMVNCNPETVSTDYDTSDRLYFEPVTLEDVLEIVRVEKPKGVIVQYGGQTPLKLARALEAAGVPIIGTSPDAIDRAEDRERFQQMVERLNLRQPPNATVRSEDEAIRAAAKIGYPLVVRPSYVLGGRAMEIVYEEDELKRYLREAVQVSNDSPVLLDHFLNCAIEMDVDAVCDGTDVVIGAIMQHIEQAGVHSGDSACSLPPYSLPAHIQDEMREQVKKMALELGVVGLMNVQLALQGEDIYVIEVNPRASRTVPFVSKCIGVSLAMIAARVMAGKTLKELGFTKEIIPNFYSVKEAVFPFAKFPGVDPILGPEMKSTGEVMGVGDTFGEAFAKAQMGASEVLPTGGTAFISVRDDDKPLVAGVARSLIELGFDIVATAGTARLIEEAGLKVRRVNKVTEGRPHVVDMIKNDEVTLIINTTEGRQSIADSYSIRRNALQHKIYCTTTIAAGEAICEALKFGPEKTVRRLQDLHAGLKA
- the carA gene encoding glutamine-hydrolyzing carbamoyl-phosphate synthase small subunit encodes the protein MTKPAILALADGSIFRGEAIGADGQTVGEVVFNTAMTGYQEILTDPSYAQQIVTLTYPHIGNTGTTPEDAESDRVWAAGLVIRDLPLVASNWRNKMPLDEYLKANKTVAIAGIDTRRLTRILREKGAQNGCIMAGDSISEEAAIAAARGFPGLKGMDLAKEVSTKDTYEWRSTVWNLQSDSSPEVAAADLKYHVVAWDYGVKLNILRMLVERGCRVTVVPAQTPASEVLALKPDGIFLSNGPGDPEPCDYAIQAIKDVLETDIPVFGICLGHQLLALASGARTIKMDLGHHGANHPVQDLDTGVVMITSQNHGFAVDEATLPSNVRAIHKSLFDGSLQGIERTDKDAFSFQGHPEASPGPTDVAPLFDRFITAMDKRR